CCTTTTCTAACCATAGATTCACATCTCCAACTTCTACGTTTCCTTCATTCATACACCTCCTTGGCAactatgatatatatatatatatatatagcgaaTCATTGCCTGATGACCAAGGCAGCTCCAACAAGAATGCAACTTGCTAGGGCAAGAGGTCTGCCCTTAAGAAGCTACCGAAATATACCAAACTTATGAACCATACCTGTATTAAGGATCAGATGCAAATCCACACCGAAGGGTCTGCGATTAAGTCACTTTGTCTATAATTATGTACGAAATCTGCGAACCTCCATGCGTTGGCTGTTCATCAGAATCTTGTTTTTCTTTCCAACAAAGAAGGCATGGCAGAGAGACCCAACCGGCCACAGCCATTTCCGCCGGGCCAAGCCATCCCTAACCCCTCCGCGTCCTCCAATCCCAACTCGGCAGCAGCCCCTGCTCCAAACTCCAGCATCTATTCCACCGCTTCCACTTAAACCTCAACTCCTCCCGTCTCGGACCCAACCAAAGTCCCCACCAGGATCGGCAACTCCAGACGTAGGAGTTTCTCAGCCTCCATCGCTACCGCAAAAATCATCTCAATCTCGACCGGGTTCAGTCCCCGACGACAGCCAGGAAAGCGTCTCAGCCCTCACGGCCAACTCAATTACGGCCAAAACAACAACTTGGAATTCAAAGGACTTCTAGACCTCCATCACCAGCCCAAGGTGCTTCTCAGGCACAACCAGTAGCAACTCAGGTGGAAACTCAGCTCCTATCTCAACCTCTGCCTCCCTCCTCACCACCTAAATCGCCAATTCGAAGTACTTCACCATCAAACCAGCCACATGAATCTCCGAATTTAGTACGACCCAAGTCACCTGCACAATTGCAGCTACAAACTCTTTCTCAGACACAAGAAATGAATCCAATCCAACCAGCTTCGAAGCCGACAGATATTCAGCCAGCACAAGATCTAGAGTCCAAACCAAAGCCTGTTAGTTCTCAACGAAAACTAGACAAGCAGGGTGGCCAACTCCTCGAGTCGGGAGAAAATTCTAAACCGGATTCAAAAGAGCAGCCTAAAGCAAAAGCAGAAGGGAACCATGAGATAAATCCGAGCAAAAATCAAGAACCAGATAAAATTATCGAAGGATTTAACGAAGACGAGTCCAAAACACAGCCAGAAATACAGCCCCAGAAACCCCAAACTGAAGCAAGGGACGAGCTGAAGAAAAGAAACGAAGCCAAGCCATCCAGTACTCCTCTGAAAGCCGGCGAAATCAGAGCGGAACTTAGAATCTCAAAACCTGAGCATTCTAAGAAGCAAGATAACGTAGCCAGAAAGGAGACAGCACAAAATGGTTCCAGCGGAAAAGAGAGTAAGATTGCCATCTCCACCATGCCATGGGCTTCATTCTCCGATGGTGAGCGAGCTCCGTTTGAAAAGGAGACCAAGGAGGGCCTTTCTAGACTGGTCCTGAAGCTGGACGTTGGGCACTTAGAGAGGATAGGGAATGGACAACCAGTGAGTATGATAACCTTAGCTGGTGAAAACAACGGAGCTTCCATGGTTATAGGCTCCGACACCCAAGTTCCGAGGGGCAATATTGAGGCAAGCTGGAATAATGCTGAAGAGAGGTGGAAACATAGATGTACCGAAGACCCAGCACTTACTGCCAACGTAAATAGCAATGCGCAAAGCATCAACAACTCGGCCCTGCACCGTAGTTCCTGCAACGCAAGAGACCCTGGGGTTCACCTGAACCTATCAAG
This portion of the Phoenix dactylifera cultivar Barhee BC4 chromosome 11, palm_55x_up_171113_PBpolish2nd_filt_p, whole genome shotgun sequence genome encodes:
- the LOC108511571 gene encoding uncharacterized protein LOC108511571, with protein sequence MNPIQPASKPTDIQPAQDLESKPKPVSSQRKLDKQGGQLLESGENSKPDSKEQPKAKAEGNHEINPSKNQEPDKIIEGFNEDESKTQPEIQPQKPQTEARDELKKRNEAKPSSTPLKAGEIRAELRISKPEHSKKQDNVARKETAQNGSSGKESKIAISTMPWASFSDGERAPFEKETKEGLSRLVLKLDVGHLERIGNGQPVSMITLAGENNGASMVIGSDTQVPRGNIEASWNNAEERWKHRCTEDPALTANVNSNAQSINNSALHRSSCNARDPGVHLNLSSKKVEAASPRGQTEPLKPEKTAPRVTPDQRPSHEPRVRRRCLRGLFMESSESDPENPQKPQRHGCRFCCEEKKKGKADTDATSTPNSNARARQAEEGTSRA